One window from the genome of Paramisgurnus dabryanus chromosome 24, PD_genome_1.1, whole genome shotgun sequence encodes:
- the ncbp2 gene encoding nuclear cap-binding protein subunit 2 isoform X2 has protein sequence MSVKLNALYSDSYVDISQYRDQHFKGNRYEQEKLLKQSSTLYVGNLSFYTTEEQVHELFSKSGDVKRIIIGLDKVKKTACGFCFVEYYTRADAENAMRFVNGTRLDDRIIRTDWDAGFKEGRQYGRGKSGGQVRDEYRQDYDPARGGYGKVVQKS, from the exons ATGTCTGTGAAATTAAACGCACTCTACAGCGATTCGTATGTTGATATAAGTCAATACCGAGACCAGCATTTCAAG GGTAACCGCTATGAGCAAGAGAAGCTGTTAAAACAGAGCTCCACACTGTATGTGGGCAATCTGTCTTTCTACACGACAGAAGAGCAGGTACACGAGCTCTTCTCCAAGAGTGGAGATGTGAAGAGGATCATCATCGGCCTGGATAAAGTCAAAAAGACCGCCTGTGGATTCTGCTTTGTTGA ATATTATACACGTGCAGATGCTGAGAATGCCATGAGATTCGTTAATGGTACCAGGCTGGATGACCGGATCATCAGAACCGACTGGGACGCAGGCTTCAAGGAGGGTAGACAGTACGGCAGAGGAAAATCTGGTGGACAA GTCAGAGATGAATACAGGCAGGACTATGACCCTGCCAGAGGGGGTTATGGGAAGGTTGTGCAGAAATCTTGA
- the ncbp2 gene encoding nuclear cap-binding protein subunit 2 isoform X1 has product MSVKLNALYSDSYVDISQYRDQHFKGNRYEQEKLLKQSSTLYVGNLSFYTTEEQVHELFSKSGDVKRIIIGLDKVKKTACGFCFVEYYTRADAENAMRFVNGTRLDDRIIRTDWDAGFKEGRQYGRGKSGGQVRDEYRQDYDPARGGYGKLAQLQKAPEGLQKF; this is encoded by the exons ATGTCTGTGAAATTAAACGCACTCTACAGCGATTCGTATGTTGATATAAGTCAATACCGAGACCAGCATTTCAAG GGTAACCGCTATGAGCAAGAGAAGCTGTTAAAACAGAGCTCCACACTGTATGTGGGCAATCTGTCTTTCTACACGACAGAAGAGCAGGTACACGAGCTCTTCTCCAAGAGTGGAGATGTGAAGAGGATCATCATCGGCCTGGATAAAGTCAAAAAGACCGCCTGTGGATTCTGCTTTGTTGA ATATTATACACGTGCAGATGCTGAGAATGCCATGAGATTCGTTAATGGTACCAGGCTGGATGACCGGATCATCAGAACCGACTGGGACGCAGGCTTCAAGGAGGGTAGACAGTACGGCAGAGGAAAATCTGGTGGACAA GTCAGAGATGAATACAGGCAAGATTATGATCCTGCCAGGGGCGGTTATGGGAAGTTAGCTCAGCTTCAAAAGGCACCGGAGGGACTTCAGAAATTTTAG
- the senp5 gene encoding sentrin-specific protease 5, with protein sequence MRVPAPNSSDQAESGLGEMPENGRSRRKRVPKTCDCCGPNGKPHVPGHDQITKKRGRKKKEIVNHENTAAEEEVGSSEMESVVTLDADMVNVSEMEVTTSPKGKLDVSQTEGKIIFVENEASVMVNGTENNPQTHTNCLDPHLSASTCTKDLNSTERDHSKTSATVNSIDASLATLNDLETPFNSCLDTNSSQPDVSIHSDAMETEPPKCFWDHQYCRPLQGDTRKSSTEVTGDPSVLTPAEITTEGIIEIIHEFLEQFYGKYGSFTPLVDTDVLDHLNKRFQSDLSDRMKLITAEVAKFKAGLACAPMHFFQVTYNKHTLTLDDLSTLDDQNWVNDQVINMYGELIMEATNHKVHFFNSFFYRQFAAKGYEGVKRWTKKVDLFSKKIILIPLHLEIHWSLITVDVAKQNINFYDSQGILFKFALDNVLKYILAEAKEKKQLVFQKGWKMVVNKMIPQQKNDNDCGVFVLEYCKCLAFTKPLLFTQEDMPRVRKRIYRELCDCKLSDCSNQDKAT encoded by the exons ATGAGGGTCCCGGCACCAAACAGCTCTGATCAGGCAGAATCGGGTTTGGGTGAGATGCCCGAAAATGGACGTTCTAGGAGGAAACGCGTGCCGAAAACGTGTGACTGCTGTGGGCCAAATGGCAAACCGCACGTGCCAGGACATGACCAAATTACAAAAAAACGTGGTCGCAAGAAGAAAGAGATCGTTAACCACGAGAATACCGCCGCAGAGGAAGAGGTGGGCTCGTCGGAAATGGAGTCGGTTGTAACTTTGGATGCGGACATGGTGAATGTTTCTGAGATGGAGGTGACAACATCTCCAAAAGGGAAGCTCGATGTTTCCCAGACTGAGGGAAAGATCATTTTTGTAGAGAATGAAGCCTCTGTCATGGTTAATGGGACGGAGAACAATCCTCAAACACATACCAACTGTTTAGATCCTCATCTCAGCGCATCCACTTGCACCAAAGATCTCAACTCCACTGAGCGGGACCATTCAAAAACCAGTGCCACGGTGAACAGCATTGATGCCAGTTTGGCCACACTTAATGACTTGGAAACGCCCTTTAATTCTTGCTTGGACACTAACAGCTCACAGCCAGATGTTTCCATTCATAGCGATGCCATGGAAACTGAGCCACCCAAGTGTTTTTGGGACCACCAGTACTGCAGACCTCTTCAAGGGGACACCAGGAAATCCTCTACTGAGGTGACGGGTGACCCATCCGTATTGACCCCAGCTGAAATCACCACAGAGGGAATCATCGAGATTATTCATG AATTCCTGGAGCAGTTTTATGGGAAATATGGAAGCTTCACTCCATTGGTTGACACAGACGTCCTTGATCACCTAAATAAGAGATTTCAGTCTGACCTAAGTGACCG AATGAAGCTCATAACAGCAGAGGTGGCCAAATTCAAGGCTGGTCTGGCCTGTGCTCCTATGCATTTCTTCCAAGTGACCTACAATAAGCACACTTTGACCTTAGATGACCTCTCAACGCTTGATGACCAAAACTGGGTCAATGATCAG GTGATTAACATGTATGGAGAACTGATCATGGAAGCTACAAACCACAAG GTTCATTTCTTCAACAGTTTCTTTTACCGGCAGTTTGCTGCAAAAGGTTATGAAGGAGTGAAGCGATGGACCAAAAAG GTTGATctcttttcaaaaaaaataatcCTGATTCCTCTTCACCTGGAGATTCACTGGTCGCTCATAACTGTAGATGTCGCCAAGCAAAACATCAACTTCTACGACTCCCAGGGCATCCTGTTCAAGTTTGCTTTGGAT AACGTTCTGAAATACATTCTGGCCGAAGCGAAAGAGAAGAAACAGCTCGTCTTTCAAAAGGGCTGGAAGATGGTTGTCAACAAG ATGATTCCACAGCAGAAGAACGACAACGACTGTGGAGTTTTCGTCCTagag TACTGCAAGTGCCTGGCGTTCACAAAGCCACTGCTCTTCACTCAAGAGGACATGCCGCGGGTCCGCAAGAGGATCTACAGAGAGCTATGTGACTGTAAACTTTCTGACTGTTCAAACCAAGACAAagccacataa